Proteins encoded in a region of the Amyelois transitella isolate CPQ chromosome 9, ilAmyTran1.1, whole genome shotgun sequence genome:
- the LOC106142890 gene encoding STAM-binding protein-like A: MMSEDRRSKQPIELASLEPGVRVKQLANYGTMVEVDTNVPPRRYFRSGLEMVRMANVYLAEGSLENAYILYMKFMTLFLEKIRKHPEYAAVPAQIKADNQAMLKEVISKAEKLKQKLLDLYTTEHVEYVQNEGKRRKAEEERKKQERDDAKLAERLQADENRRDGHSTTPHLMHTDQWAVSPSAPPVDGVLYPDDFASSPPRAPAHHYQPAPPLIPPSRPHHESGITSVLPPLSASQRVRTVVVPAGLLQRFLALAAANTARNIETCGILAGLLERDQLKITHVVVPKQTGTSDSCSTNNEEEIFHYQDQHNLITLGWIHTHPTQTAFLSSVDLHTQCSYQLMMPEAIAIVCAPKYNETGYFALTPDYGMNYIANCRQTGFHPHPKDPPLFYDVKHIRLDNSAPVEMVDLRR, from the exons ATGATGTCTGAAGATAGACGAAGTAAGCAACCCATTGAGCTGGCTTCTTTGGAACCAGGAGTGAGGGTGAAACAACTGGCAAACTACGGTACTATGGTCGAAGTAGATACTAACGTACCGCCGCGAAG ATACTTCCGTTCCGGTTTGGAGATGGTCAGAATGGCTAATGTTTACCTCGCTGAAGGAAGTCTAGAGAATGCATACATCTTGTATATGAAATTCATGACATTATTCCTGGAGAAGATCCGTAAACACCCAGAGTATGCTGCTGTGCCCGCACAAATAAAAGCAGATAATCAAGCTATGTTGAAGGAGGTTATCTCCAAAGCAGAGAAATTGAAACAGAAACTACTTGATCTTTATACCACTGAACATGTGGAGTATGTGCAAAATGAG ggAAAGAGGCGGAAAGCTGAAGAAGAGAGAAAGAAGCAGGAGCGTGATGACGCCAAACTGGCTGAGCGACTGCAAGCTGATGAGAACAGGAGAGATGGCCACTCTACTACACCACATCTCATGCACACG GATCAATGGGCGGTGTCGCCGTCGGCGCCGCCGGTGGACGGCGTGCTGTACCCCGACGACTTCGCGAGCtcgccgccgcgcgcgcccGCGCACCACTACCAGCCCGCGCCGCCGCTCATACCGCCCTCCAGGCCGCATCA TGAGAGTGGAATAACGTCAGTATTGCCGCCTCTTTCGGCGTCGCAGCGCGTGCGCACGGTGGTGGTCCCCGCGGGTCTGTTGCAGCGCTTCCTGGCGCTTGCGGCGGCGAATACGGCGCGCAATATCGAGACTTGCGGCATTTTAGCTGGGCTTCTG GAGCGTGACCAACTAAAGATAACCCATGTCGTGGTCCCCAAGCAGACAGGCACGTCAGACTCGTGCAGCACCAATAACGAGGAGGAGATATTCCACTATCAGGACCAGCATAACCTTATCACACTGGGTTGGATTCAT ACACACCCAACACAAACAGCTTTTCTTTCATCGGTGGATCTCCACACTCAGTGTTCCTACCAGCTCATGATGCCTGAAGCCATCGCCATAGTATGCGCACCTAAATATAATGA GACTGGTTACTTCGCTCTGACCCCGGACTATGGAATGAACTACATCGCGAACTGTCGGCAGACCGGATTCCATCCGCACCCCAAAGATCCGCCATTGTTTTAT GATGTGAAACATATACGGTTGGACAATTCAGCCCCGGTCGAAATGGTGGATTTACGGAGGTGA
- the LOC106142908 gene encoding uncharacterized protein LOC106142908 isoform X3 gives MAQYRRWCLIIITALGLLSCNGEVREPESSTLPSLMREVEDNSRYKTLEANATLLKLLVDNKDGVSKSEVFDMLHSRDDDQSHVDLPVFPEDAEDSRVDVVSSPSAPDSQVETLQAQTATVRKDSMRARFTSGRGEPVGTAAGIMVVITCTIVCLGYIAVVVWRRIYLKRNGLKHELLRNEENIAETRIEL, from the exons ATGGCGCAGTACCGGCGTTGGTGTTTAATCATCATCACAGCCCTAG GATTGTTATCATGCAATGGCGAAGTCAGAGAGCCAGAATCAAGCACGCTACCCAGCCTAATGCGGGAAGTGGAAGACAACAGCCGGTACAAAACCCTGGAGGCTAATGCTACCTTGCTGAAGCTTCTGGTCGACAACAAGGATGGAGTCAGCAA GTCTGAAGTATTTGACATGCTGCACTCGCGGGACGATGATCAGAGTCATGTGGATCTGCCAGTGTTCCCGGAGGACGCTGAGGATTCCAGAGTGGATGTTGTGAGCAGCCCAAGTGCACCCGACTCCCAGGTGGAAACGTTGCAAG CTCAAACCGCGACAGTCCGCAAAGACTCGATGCGCGCCAGATTCACCAGCGGTCGCGGGGAGCCCGTGGGGACCGCGGCCGGGATCATGGTCGTCATCACGTGCACCATCGTCTGTCTCGGCTACATCGCTGTCGTCGTCTGGAGGAGAATATACCT AAAACGAAATGGCCTGAAACACGAGTTACTAAGAAACGAAGAGAACATTGCCGAAACTAGAATAGAA CTCTGA
- the LOC106142908 gene encoding uncharacterized protein LOC106142908 isoform X2, whose protein sequence is MAQYRRWCLIIITALGLLSCNGEVREPESSTLPSLMREVEDNSRYKTLEANATLLKLLVDNKDGVSKSEVFDMLHSRDDDQSHVDLPVFPEDAEDSRVDVVSSPSAPDSQVETLQAQTATVRKDSMRARFTSGRGEPVGTAAGIMVVITCTIVCLGYIAVVVWRRIYLKRNGLKHELLRNEENIAETRIEVSNL, encoded by the exons ATGGCGCAGTACCGGCGTTGGTGTTTAATCATCATCACAGCCCTAG GATTGTTATCATGCAATGGCGAAGTCAGAGAGCCAGAATCAAGCACGCTACCCAGCCTAATGCGGGAAGTGGAAGACAACAGCCGGTACAAAACCCTGGAGGCTAATGCTACCTTGCTGAAGCTTCTGGTCGACAACAAGGATGGAGTCAGCAA GTCTGAAGTATTTGACATGCTGCACTCGCGGGACGATGATCAGAGTCATGTGGATCTGCCAGTGTTCCCGGAGGACGCTGAGGATTCCAGAGTGGATGTTGTGAGCAGCCCAAGTGCACCCGACTCCCAGGTGGAAACGTTGCAAG CTCAAACCGCGACAGTCCGCAAAGACTCGATGCGCGCCAGATTCACCAGCGGTCGCGGGGAGCCCGTGGGGACCGCGGCCGGGATCATGGTCGTCATCACGTGCACCATCGTCTGTCTCGGCTACATCGCTGTCGTCGTCTGGAGGAGAATATACCT AAAACGAAATGGCCTGAAACACGAGTTACTAAGAAACGAAGAGAACATTGCCGAAACTAGAATAGAAGTGAGTAAT CTCTGA
- the LOC106142908 gene encoding uncharacterized protein LOC106142908 isoform X1: MAQYRRWCLIIITALGLLSCNGEVREPESSTLPSLMREVEDNSRYKTLEANATLLKLLVDNKDGVSKSEVFDMLHSRDDDQSHVDLPVFPEDAEDSRVDVVSSPSAPDSQVETLQAQTATVRKDSMRARFTSGRGEPVGTAAGIMVVITCTIVCLGYIAVVVWRRIYLKRNGLKHELLRNEENIAETRIEVSNVRSSYLFVYVNSNNGINRSSTL; this comes from the exons ATGGCGCAGTACCGGCGTTGGTGTTTAATCATCATCACAGCCCTAG GATTGTTATCATGCAATGGCGAAGTCAGAGAGCCAGAATCAAGCACGCTACCCAGCCTAATGCGGGAAGTGGAAGACAACAGCCGGTACAAAACCCTGGAGGCTAATGCTACCTTGCTGAAGCTTCTGGTCGACAACAAGGATGGAGTCAGCAA GTCTGAAGTATTTGACATGCTGCACTCGCGGGACGATGATCAGAGTCATGTGGATCTGCCAGTGTTCCCGGAGGACGCTGAGGATTCCAGAGTGGATGTTGTGAGCAGCCCAAGTGCACCCGACTCCCAGGTGGAAACGTTGCAAG CTCAAACCGCGACAGTCCGCAAAGACTCGATGCGCGCCAGATTCACCAGCGGTCGCGGGGAGCCCGTGGGGACCGCGGCCGGGATCATGGTCGTCATCACGTGCACCATCGTCTGTCTCGGCTACATCGCTGTCGTCGTCTGGAGGAGAATATACCT AAAACGAAATGGCCTGAAACACGAGTTACTAAGAAACGAAGAGAACATTGCCGAAACTAGAATAGAAGTGAGTAATGTACGTTCATCATATCTTTTTGTCTAtgttaattcaaataatggtATAAATAGGTCGTCCAcactttaa
- the LOC106142909 gene encoding CDGSH iron-sulfur domain-containing protein 2 homolog, producing the protein MYVVSNLVKVTIPNYLAGLPIPDSFTGWFRLGVRDWLALIPPTVVVGGISYYSYQTIKKAREAGNGHVNPGIRKDINKVVDFIDIEDITEKASLCRCWRSKNWPYCDGAHGTHNKATGDNTGPVVIRHKQPAQ; encoded by the exons atgtatgtagtatcTAATTTAGTAAAAGTGACCATTCCAAATTATTTGGCAGGTTTGCCTATACCCGATTCATTTACTGGTTGGTTTCGTTTGGGAG ttcGTGACTGGCTGGCATTAATTCCACCAACTGTTGTTGTTGGAGGTATTTCTTACTACTCATATCAGACTATAAAGAAGGCTCGTGAAGCAGGCAATGGTCATGTAAATCCTGGCATCaggaaagatataaataaagtggTTGACTTCATTGACATAGAGGACATCACAGAGAAGGCATCTTTATGTAGGTGTTGGAGAAGCAAGAAT TGGCCTTACTGTGATGGCGCTCACGGTACTCACAACAAAGCGACAGGGGACAACACCGGGCCTGTAGTCATCAGGCACAAGCAGCCAGCTCAATAG